One genomic window of Pseudanabaena sp. FACHB-2040 includes the following:
- a CDS encoding AraC family transcriptional regulator, which translates to MEPQPTQEQVKFWQEPALQGLELLRAHYITHRFSRHTHEGYAIGVIESGVEAFAYRGSAYQAPAGSLVVIHPGEVHTGHAGTPGGWVYRMVYPQAALVQQVAQELSLRTAAEPFFPQPVIQDPPLAAQFCRLHQVLEQSPCQLERESGFWWMVARLIQRHGEMRSLPTPPLANSKVVNQLQIYLQERYSENIALEDLAQLADLPPLKLLRVFRRVTGLPPHAYLIQVRVNQAKRRLAKGQPIVEVAMETGFADQSHLNRHFKRLVGVTPGQYARGSTELIRLRPRDFALV; encoded by the coding sequence ATGGAGCCGCAGCCAACACAGGAGCAGGTGAAGTTTTGGCAGGAACCGGCGCTGCAGGGGCTAGAGTTGCTGCGAGCCCATTACATCACCCATCGCTTTAGCCGCCACACCCATGAAGGTTATGCCATTGGCGTTATTGAGTCAGGGGTTGAGGCTTTTGCCTATCGGGGCAGCGCCTATCAGGCCCCGGCGGGTAGCCTGGTAGTGATTCATCCAGGGGAGGTTCATACTGGCCATGCGGGCACGCCTGGTGGCTGGGTTTATCGCATGGTGTATCCGCAAGCCGCCCTAGTGCAGCAGGTGGCTCAAGAACTGAGCCTGAGGACAGCGGCTGAACCTTTTTTTCCGCAGCCGGTGATTCAAGATCCGCCGCTGGCTGCGCAGTTTTGTCGGCTGCATCAGGTTTTAGAGCAGTCGCCCTGCCAACTTGAGCGCGAATCGGGGTTTTGGTGGATGGTGGCGCGGCTGATCCAGCGGCATGGAGAGATGCGATCGCTCCCTACACCCCCACTCGCCAATAGCAAGGTAGTGAACCAGCTTCAGATTTACCTGCAGGAGCGCTATAGCGAAAACATCGCACTGGAGGATCTGGCCCAGCTTGCCGATCTGCCGCCTCTGAAGCTGCTGCGAGTGTTTCGTCGAGTCACCGGCCTGCCACCCCATGCTTACCTGATTCAAGTTCGGGTGAACCAGGCCAAGCGGCGACTAGCAAAGGGGCAGCCAATTGTGGAAGTCGCAATGGAAACCGGATTTGCCGACCAGAGCCATCTAAATCGGCACTTTAAGCGGCTAGTCGGCGTTACGCCAGGACAATATGCTCGGGGGAGCACTGAGTTAATTAGGCTCAGACCTAGGGATTTTGCTCTGGTATAG
- a CDS encoding carbon-nitrogen hydrolase family protein, which translates to MKAYLAAAVQMTSVPNLDKNLAQAEELIDLAVRQGAELVTLPENFSFLGDEAAKVAQADTLCQASEVFLKTMARRYQVTLLGGGYPVPAKEGKVLNTALLVSPDGEELMRYEKVHLFDVNLPDGNTYRESSIVLSGHRLPDVYPAKDLGILGMSVCYDVRFPELYRHLSQMGAEVLVIPAAFTAFTGKDHWQVLLQARAIENTCYVIAPAQTGFHNARRQSHGHALIVDPWGVVLADAGTEPGIAIAEITPSRISQVRRQMPSLTHRVFI; encoded by the coding sequence ATGAAGGCTTACCTGGCGGCGGCAGTGCAGATGACGAGCGTGCCAAATTTAGACAAAAATTTGGCCCAGGCAGAAGAGTTAATTGATTTGGCCGTCCGCCAGGGCGCTGAATTGGTGACGCTGCCAGAAAACTTCTCCTTCTTGGGGGATGAAGCAGCCAAAGTCGCCCAGGCAGATACCCTCTGCCAAGCCAGCGAAGTCTTTCTCAAAACGATGGCGCGGCGCTACCAGGTAACGCTTCTGGGTGGGGGCTATCCAGTTCCGGCGAAAGAGGGCAAAGTGCTCAACACAGCCCTGCTCGTCTCTCCCGACGGGGAAGAGCTGATGCGCTACGAAAAGGTCCACCTGTTCGACGTGAATCTGCCCGACGGCAATACTTACCGAGAATCGAGCATTGTCCTATCAGGCCACCGCCTGCCGGATGTCTACCCCGCCAAAGACTTGGGGATTCTGGGCATGTCCGTCTGCTACGACGTGCGCTTCCCTGAGCTGTATCGCCATCTCTCTCAAATGGGCGCAGAAGTGCTGGTAATTCCAGCCGCGTTTACTGCCTTTACTGGCAAAGATCACTGGCAGGTGCTGCTGCAGGCCAGAGCTATTGAAAATACCTGCTATGTCATCGCTCCAGCGCAAACCGGCTTTCACAACGCGCGGCGGCAGTCCCACGGTCATGCCCTGATTGTTGACCCTTGGGGCGTGGTGTTGGCGGACGCTGGAACCGAGCCGGGGATTGCGATCGCAGAGATCACCCCCTCCCGCATTTCCCAAGTGCGCCGTCAGATGCCTTCCCTCACTCACCGAGTTTTCATCTAG